ATCGCCGTCATCGACCCCGGTCCCGACGATCCCGGCCACCGCGCCGCGATTCTGGAGGCCGCGGCCGGGCGCATCACCCATATCCTCGTGACCCATGCGCATCTGGACCACAGCGAAGGCGCCGCCGCCCTGTCACGCGCGACAGGGGCGCCGGTGCTGGCCTTCGGCGATGCGCTTGCCGGACGCTCGGCCCTGATGCAGCGCATGGCGGCCGAAGGGCTGGTCGGTGGCGGCGAGGGTCTGGACCACAGCTTCACCCCCGACCAGATCCTCGACGATGGCGCGGTGGTCGAGACCCCCGACTGGACCATCCGCGCGATCCACACGCCGGGCCATGCCGCCAACCACCTCAGCTTCGCCTTCGAGGACATGCTGTTCTGCGGCGATATCGTGCTGGGCTGGTCCTCGACGCTGATCTCGCCGCCCGACGGTGATCTGGGCGACTATTTCCGCAGCCTCGACCGGATCGCGACGCTGGCGCCCACGCGGCTGCTGCCCGCCCACGGCCAGCCCGTCGAGGCCCCCGCCGCCCGCCTGACCGAGCTGGCCCGCCACCGCCGCGAACGCACCGCGCAGATCCTGACGCAGCTGCGCCAAGGCCCGGCCGATGCACCCACGCTGGCCGCCCGAATCTATGACGTGCCCGCCGCCCAGTTGCCTGCCGCAACCCGCAACGTGCTGGCGCATCTGCTGGCGCTGTCGGCGCTTGGCGCGGTCGATCCCGAGGGCGAACCCTCCGCCCGCACAAGATTTTCGCTTGCCTGAAGATTTTGTCACAAAGGCTCTGGACGCCCCCTGAACAGGTTGCTATATCGCCCCCGTGTTCCGGCGTAGCTCAGCGGTAGAGCAGTTGACTGTTAATCAATTGGTCGTAGGTTCGATCCCTACCGCCGGAGCCAAATTAAACAAGGGCTTAGCTAGAAATAGCTGAACCCTTTTTCGTTGCGGGGGCACATTCCCGTTGCGCTAAAGCATTTCTGTTTTAACCTGCGACATATCCTGCGGCCTTGAAGTAGTTCCAACATTCGCCGGGATCGAAGAGATCACAGACTTCGCCGATGGCCTTGAAGACGTCGGTAAATGTTCTTGCCCCGATCCTGCGCAGGTGCGCCTTGAGTTTTGCGAATGCCATTTCGATGGGGTTCAGGTCCGGCGAATATGGCGGCAGATAGAGAAACCAGCAGCGATGGGCACGCAGAGCCTCAGCAGCCTGCTTGTTGTGGTGGGTGGCAAGGTTGTCGAGGATCACCACGGTTCCCGGCTCGATCTCCGGGATCAGGACCTCGCGAACCCAGGCTGCGAAGGCGGGGCCGTCCATTGCGCCCCGGATGCACCAGGGCGCAATCAGGGCATCCGGTGTGAGCCCGGCGATCAGGGTCTGTGTTCCCCAGCTGCCGAAGGGCGCATCCATGGTCAGGCGTGTGCCGCGCAGGGCACGTCCCCGCAGGCGGGTGAGGTTGGTCTTCACTGAGGTCTCGTCTATGAAAACCACGCGTTCCGGCCGATCGGCGTT
The Paracoccus alcaliphilus DNA segment above includes these coding regions:
- a CDS encoding IS630 family transposase, producing MKTNLTRLRGRALRGTRLTMDAPFGSWGTQTLIAGLTPDALIAPWCIRGAMDGPAFAAWVREVLIPEIEPGTVVILDNLATHHNKQAAEALRAHRCWFLYLPPYSPDLNPIEMAFAKLKAHLRRIGARTFTDVFKAIGEVCDLFDPGECWNYFKAAGYVAG
- a CDS encoding MBL fold metallo-hydrolase — protein: MHQPLTILAPNPSPLTGPGTNTFLLGRRHIAVIDPGPDDPGHRAAILEAAAGRITHILVTHAHLDHSEGAAALSRATGAPVLAFGDALAGRSALMQRMAAEGLVGGGEGLDHSFTPDQILDDGAVVETPDWTIRAIHTPGHAANHLSFAFEDMLFCGDIVLGWSSTLISPPDGDLGDYFRSLDRIATLAPTRLLPAHGQPVEAPAARLTELARHRRERTAQILTQLRQGPADAPTLAARIYDVPAAQLPAATRNVLAHLLALSALGAVDPEGEPSARTRFSLA